Proteins encoded within one genomic window of Guyparkeria hydrothermalis:
- the yjgA gene encoding ribosome biogenesis factor YjgA encodes MSDPNLPNDLADEHDEEYWGPSKSQVKRDAHAAQQVGVSLAELDAETLDQLPLSDRLREAVEDLQRIRSRGAGKRQRQYIGKLMREEDVEAIEAALRRLDPNSPENQRLQMQAEAWRDALIDENDADAITRFIDDFPTVDVQQLRQLQRNARAEAKREEYGKATRALFQAVRAEIEAARDANPSEGIGNE; translated from the coding sequence CCTCGCGGACGAACACGACGAGGAGTACTGGGGGCCGAGCAAGTCCCAGGTCAAGCGCGATGCGCATGCCGCCCAGCAGGTGGGGGTGAGCCTCGCCGAGCTGGATGCCGAAACGCTCGATCAGCTGCCGCTCAGCGACCGGCTGCGCGAGGCGGTCGAGGACCTCCAGCGGATCCGCTCGCGCGGGGCGGGCAAACGCCAGCGCCAGTACATCGGCAAGCTGATGCGCGAGGAGGACGTCGAGGCGATCGAGGCGGCGCTACGGCGACTGGATCCGAACTCGCCGGAGAACCAGCGCCTGCAGATGCAGGCGGAGGCGTGGCGCGACGCGCTGATCGACGAGAACGACGCCGACGCCATTACGCGCTTCATCGATGATTTTCCCACGGTGGACGTGCAGCAACTGCGGCAACTGCAGCGCAACGCGCGCGCCGAGGCCAAGCGCGAGGAATACGGCAAGGCGACCCGTGCGCTATTCCAGGCCGTACGTGCCGAAATCGAGGCCGCGCGGGACGCGAACCCATCCGAAGGAATCGGCAACGAATGA